The Chlorocebus sabaeus isolate Y175 chromosome 20, mChlSab1.0.hap1, whole genome shotgun sequence genomic sequence CGTCCTTGACCTGCCCCTGGGAGCACGGTATGTCCCCTCGCCATGCAGACCACACTGTGGAGTCTTTTAATGAGGAGAGAAAAGCCCCTGAAAGGTTGATGTTCTGCAGACACGTGCAGCACGTGGGCTCGGAAGAAGGCGTTTCCTGTGTGCGCTGGCAGCCTCGAGCTTCTCCGTGAGCGCATGCCCAGGCCGGCCTGAGCGCTGATTAACCAGCTGACGCGGCAGAGCGCTCCGGGTCTGAGGCAGCCACTCTCCCTGCAGCCAGCGGGTGGGCAGGGCACTGTGGTCCTTTGCCATTTTTCCACGGCCTGGGGGTGTCAGGGTGTCTGGGTTGGGGGGTGCAGGGGGTGAGCAGAGGCAGCAGCTGCACCTGAGCCTCCCTGTGGGGGCAGCTCATGGCTGTGGCCCAGGGTACCCCGGGGCCTTGGTGGGTGACCCAGAGGGTGGGGTCCTCTTGGTCATTTTCTAGAGGGAGTGTGGGGACTGAGTGTTCCTGCCTGGGTGCCAGGCTAAGCTCATTTTAACGGTGCCTGGGGACGGGAACAAGAAGCCACATCCTTCCCAGTTAGGCCCAGCTGCACTCTGTCCAGCCTCCCAGGGCTGCCTGTCTTCCTGCCTGTAGGGCAGAGTTGGAGGTCCAGCCTGTCCTGTCTGGAGTCACAGGGGAGCACATTGCTAGTGGGTGACACAGAAAATTTGGATGCCCTGCCTGTGAGGAGGGGTCTGGTAGCCCTGGGCGGGGGTCTCCTTGGCCAAGGCACCTGCCCACCCCTCCCCTTTGCCCCAAGCCTGGATTGAGGGGTGTTGGGGCTGCCTTTCCTGACTCATGCTGGATGCAGGTCACATCTAGGGCTCACCTGTGGGCGTCTGGCAGGGCTGGTACTGTGTGGGCGCTGTGCCATGTCCCCAGCGTCCTCCACCACCTTCACCAGCGGACACAGGGCTGGGAAGCTTCCACAGTGCGCTCTGGAGATGCCAGTCAGGCAGCGTCTGAGAGCCCAGAGGGTTCGGGGGCAGCTGGGGTCCCTGGCAGGTTCCCAAGCGTCATCCCCATCCCAGCCTGGTCTCCGGTGGCTCTGTCTGTGGGTGTGGCCTGGGGCTGGGGTCTCGGTGTGGCTGCCCTCGTGTCTGGCAAGAGGGGAGGGTCTGGATCGTTCTGAGCTGTGCATCCGGGCCGGCATGTTGACCTTCCTGTTTCTTTTGGGGCCACTGTTAGCCTCGGCCAGGACCAGCGGCTGGAGGGTCTTCCAGCCCCACCTGGCCACCCCCTTCCTCGGGCCAGTGAGCCCAAGGGGTCTGTCGCCATGATCTGGCCTCACCTTTCACCCGAGTGGGGCCCCAGCCAGGCACGCCAGCACCCCCAGGACCCTGGGCCAGGGCCGTGAGTCAGGGCGGGGCACCCGGGAGGGCCTGGGTGAGGAGGTCGTGGGGGGGCTTTGGCTGGCTGGTAGCTGCCCTCCTAGTGGCTCGCTGCAGAGGCTGGTGTGAGGGGAGCCGGGCTGAGCTCAGCTGGGAGGGAGGGCGGGGAGGCAGGCAGCTGTCTTCACGGTTCCCAGGATGAGGTGGACCTTTGGGGAAGCAGTGGGAGCTGGGCGGGTTCTGGGGAGGGGAGGCAAGGAGCAGAGGCAGGGGTCAGTGGGGCTCTCCGCCCCGTCTCCGCCCCTGGCCGTCGGGGCGCCCGGGGGCTGGCGGATCATCCAAGTGTGAGCCCCCCTTGAAGCCCGCGAGGTCGGGAGGAGGAGGCGAGGGGAGGATTTACTGGGCGGCGGAGTGAGAAGGCCAGAGAGGACTGGCTGGGAGCGGGGACCAGAGCGGGACCCCAGCGGGACCTGAGCGCCGTCGTGCCGCCGTTCTGGGCAGGTCCGCGCAGACATGCAGCGGCGGAGACCGGGCGCGCCCCTGGGCCTCGCCCCCGCGCGGGGGCTCTGAGCGCCAGCCGCCCCCATGACTGCGCCCTGGCGCCGGGACTCGCCGCGCTGAGCCGCCTCGGGACGGAGCCATGCGGCGCTGGGCCTGGGCCGTGGTCGTGGTCCTCCTGGGGGGCCTCGGGGCCCGGTCGGAGGCGCAGAGGACGCAGCAGCCTGGCCAGCGCGCGGATCCCCCCAACGCCACCGCCAGCGCGTCCTCCCGCGAGGGGCTGCCCAAGGCCCCCAAGGTACGCGGCCAGGACGCACGGAGTCCCTTGTGGGGCGACTTCGGAGCTCGGGTCCTGGGGCGTCATCCCCCAGCAGGCTCTGTCCCCGCCGGCTCTGCCTCGGGGTTGCCCTTTTTGAGGCCTCGGCCACGGTCCTGCCTTGGGAATCTGCTGCAGCCCAGCCGGGCTGGCCTTTGGGAAGCCCTCTCCTCCTTTGCAGCCCGGACCTGGCCCCCAGCTGGcctggggtgggtgggtgaagGGGGGCTTCCCGCAGGGGTTGGGGGCTACAGTTAACCCTTTGAAGCCTGGGCCTGCCACGCCCTGAGGAACCTGTTGCTATTAAGTTAATTGCtgatttgggggtggggaggggctccGGCAGCTTGCTGGATGGTTTACCAGACCCCCTGGGAGCCCACCACCCCATGACTCCCGCGGCTGGAGACGCCATGGTGAGCCTGTCCCTTGTGCTTTCTAGGGGTCCTGTGTAGCCAGCACCCCCCCTTGCAGGTTAAGTCCTCAGGCCCCAGACTGGCCAGGCATCCTCACAAAGACAGAAGGTCCTGAGCTCACCTCAACCCCGGGCTTCCTCTCTCCTGCTCAGGGTCTCTCCAGGGGTCTTGGAGGGCAGGCCTTGCCGCTGCCGTCAGGAGCCCCAGGACTGGGAGGGGACCCGCCGTTGCAGgagcagcccccacccccagccctcacACCTTGGATGCTGGCCTCCCTCCTCCCAAGGCTGGCTCTGCCGCAGCCAGCCCGGCTGCCTCTCAGCCCACGCGGTCCCCCTGGAGCCCGAGGCCCCGTTTCCCAGATGGGCAGGCTGAGGAGGGTTGAGGCCCGGCTCTACCAGCTCAGGAAGAGTGGGCTCGTCCCCGGTGCCAGGGCCAGCCTGGCAGTGCTGGCAGGGGTGGAGCAGTGGGGGGCGTCTTCAGCAGTCCCGGCCAGTCTccggggaagggagggggcacCCCACTGCCCAGGGCCACTGCTCCAGAGAACCTGCAGGGTGGCAGCCTCCCTCGAAGGGTGCCGGCTGGAGGGCTGTAAGGTGTGTGCTCAGGCTGGCCCTCCAGGCTTCCACGGTTGGGCGGTTCTCCTGCAGTCTGCTCTCTGCTGCCTCTGGCCCTCAGCCCCCAGACGGGTTGATGCACAGGGCCCTCCAGCACACTGCGGGGGTGATGCCAGGAGAGCAAGCAGATAGTGGATGCCGGAGGAGTAGGGGGTGGAGTTGGttggggaggagtggggagaagagtagggggaggaggggagaggagtgggggaaggagggagataaGGAGTTGGGGGGAgagtggggggaggagggggaagaggggggaggaggggggaggagtgGGGGAGGAACGGGATAAGGAGTCCGGGGAGGAGGGAGATAAGGAGTCGGGGGGAGagtagggggaggaggggggagagtGGGGGTAGGAGGGGAGAGGAGTGGGGGAGGAATGGGATAAGGAGTCGGGGGAGGAGGGAGATAAGGAGTCGGGGGGAgagtggggggaggaggggggaggagtgGGGGAGGAACGGGATAAGGAgtcaggggaggagggagataaAGAGTCGGGGGGAAAGTGGGGGTAGGAGGGGGGAgagtggggggaggaggggggaaagTGGGGGGAGGAGTAGGGAaagtggggggaggaggggggaggagtggggaggaacGGGATAAGGAGTCGGGGGAGGAGTAAAGGTGAATTTGAATGCTCTTGGATTGTTTTTTCTCTGGGTGGGCCCAGGTCTGGGATGGGTTCACGCCCACCCTGCCTGTCCTCCACCCCCCATGGCAGAGGCCTGTCTAGTCCACTGGGAGGACCCACCTGCCATGTgtggtcaggaggctgaggctgtccTGAGAACCCAGCCCGGCTGTGTCAGGCTAGGCCAAGCTCAGGACGGGACTCTGTCCCGGGCCAGGGTCCCTTGGCTCACCCTGCTCTGGGAAGGGGCTCTCTCCTGGCCAGGCTGCGCACTTCCTATTGGAGTCCTGCACACTTCCACCTGCAGGCCAGGCTGTCCCCAGCCCAAACCTCCTTAGCACATCTCTGACTATGGGGGCTGGGGTGGCTTAAGAGAGGGTGATTGGAGGGCTGGAGAGGGTGGCAGGCCCTGTCTGACCCTTGCTTGAACTGGGTGGGCTGGCCCCAGCTGCCTGGACCTGAACCTGAGGACTGGGGtgaactggaaggcagagggtcCTTGGCGGGAAGGTCCGTGCCCGCTGctcccctgtcagcagccactctTGGCCTGGCGTCTCTGGGACTCTCAGGCCGGTGGAAAACCCTCTCCTGTCCTCCCCACATTGTCCCGTCCGTGTCCCTGCCTCAGCCAGGACCAGGCCCCTGTCGGGCTCAGGGCATCAGGCTCTGGCTGCATCCACAGAAGCCCTGCGTGTGTGCACTGCTGGTGCCCCTGGCATTGGAATGTCCGGGTTCTGAGTCCCCCAAGGGTGGCCATGGGTCTTTCTCGTGGCTGGTGATGCCTTCCCTGGGTCTGCCCTGAGTGGCCCCCGCTGCCTTGGGTTCCCAGCTCTCTGCAGGGTGCAGCCTCAGTGTGCTAGTCCCGTCCCATCCCTTCAGCCATCCCAGGCCTCAGGACCTGAGCTCTCCGACGCCCACATGACATGGCTGAACTTTGTCCGGCGGCCGGACGACAGCGCCTTGAGGAAGCGGTGCGGAAGGAGGGACAAGAAGCAGGTGAGCCCCGCCCGGGCTGCTGCAGGGTCTGAGCCTGGGACAGGGTCCCACTGGGACACTTACCTTCTTCTTCTGTCTTCCCCCAGCGGGACCTCTTGGGTCCCCCAGGACCTCCTGGGCCCCCCGGCCCCCCAGGACCTCCAGGTGCAGAAGTTACCCCGGAGACTCTGCTTCGAGAGTTTCAGGAGCTGCTGAAAGGTCAGCCGCCCCGCACTGCCCAGAGTCCCGACGTGCCTGGGTCCCACGCTGACCCTGTTGGCGGCCTGTGCCCTCCTCCCCACAGAGGCCACGGAGCACCGGTTCTCAGGGCTCCTGGACCCACTGCTGCCCCAGGGGGTGGGCCTGCGGCTGGTGGGCGAGGCCTTTCATTGCCGGCTGCAGGGCCCCCGCCGGGTGGACAAGCGGACGCTGGTGGAGCTGCATGGTTTCCATGCTGTGAGTGGGGCCAGGAGCCCAGAGGGGGGCACTGGGTGGGGCCCCACAGGCAAGACGGGACCACACACACTGTCTGACACTCACGGGGCACCCACGTGAGTTGGGAGTTGGGAGGGGCTCGGAGGGGGAGGGCTGCCTCCGGTGAGGGTTGGGAGGCCCTGGGGTCCCAGACCACACCTTATGCCCAGACTGAGGATGAGTCCCCGGTGGCCGGGAGGCAGGGAGACCCTCCTGGGTGTGGACTTGAGGGTCAGTCCTGTCGGTGCCCTTGGTGAGAGTGAGGGTCCTGGGGAGTCCTGCTCCAAGTGAGGGGCTGTTGGTTGCAAGCACCTTCCCCAGGCGGGGTCTGTGGGGTGGGGGCCAGGCCCTTCACTGGCTGCTCACCCACTGCCCCTCACAGCCTGCCGCCCAAGGCGCCTTCCTTCGAGGCTCCGGTCTGAGCCTGGCCTCAGGTCGGTTCACGGCCCCCGCGTCCGGCATCTTCCAGTTCTCTGCCAGTCTGCACGTGGGTGAGCTGGATGGGGCTGGCTGTGCCATGTGCTGTGACAGGGCTGGGGCTGAGCTTTCTGGGGGCGCCTGGCATCGCCAGCCCCGGGCACGGGTCCCATTAGAGATCTGCCCCCTGCCCCATGGGGGCCTTGGACTGGGCATGGGGTCCCTGCTGCACACCTGGCCTCAggcttcccctcccccagccccagcagccACTCCTGGGCCTGTCCTGGGCGGTGTGCCCTGAAGCCCCTCCCCACtggcccccaccccgccccccatGCACCACCCTCCCCAGGGCTGTCTCCGCAGACCACAGTGAGCTACAGGGCAAGGTCCGGCTGCGGGCCCGGGACGTGGTGCGTGTTCTCATCTGCATCGAGTCGTTGTGCCAGCGCCACATGTGAGTGACCTCAACCCCCGCTTCAGGCGGCAGCGTGCGGACCACCCTTGGGCGGGGCTCACAGGCCACACAAGTCTCTGGGCCCCGGGGGGGGTCTTGGCCCCCTGGACCTGCAACGCCTCCCCCTTGCCCTGTGGGGCTGTGTTCAGGTCCCTGGAGGCCATCTCAGGCCTGGAGAGCAACAGCAGGGTCTTCACAGCACAGGTGCAGGGGCTGCTGCAGCTGCAGGTGAGGCTGGGCCTGGTGTGAGCAGGAGGGCTCGGGTGCACTCAGGGTGCAGACCTCTGGGGCCTCAGCACCTCCTAGCGCGGCTGCCGGGTGGCTAGGCTGTGGCCGCGGTTGTGACGTCCCCGTGCTTCTTACAGGCTGGACAGTACGCTTCTGTGTTTGTGGACAATGGCTCCGGGGCCGTCCTCACCATCCAGGCGGGCTCCAGCTTCTCCGGGCTGCTCCTGGGCACGTGAGGGCGCCGAGGGGGGCTGGGCGAGGAGCTGCCGCCAGATCCCGGGGACCCTCCCACTGATGCCTGTGGTCACCACAATAAAGAGCCCGCCGCCCTCGGGTGCTGCCTGGATGTTTCACTGGGGGTGGAGGCCAGGCTGCCGAGGTTGGCAGGGGATGGGTGCGGGCAGAAGGGTGCTGTTCACATGAGAGCCTGGTAGTCTGGAGTATGGGCTGTGGAGCCTCCCTCGGGGCCAACTTGCCTGGCCTGGGGTTATGGTGATGGCCAGAGGCTGGGCTCTGCCCTGGCAGCCCCTGCAGGGGCAACATCAACCCTGAGGACAGGGACCACTGTCCATGCCAGCCCCACTCAGCTCTGCCCACAGCCTGTCCAGCCTTTGGGGAGGGCAGCAGGTCGGGGGGCACTGGAAGCACCAGAGGTTGGGGAGCAGCACAGTTCTGGGCCCTCGGGAGGCCTGTGTCCTGTGGGGGGTTCTGTGCAGAGCAAGAGGACGTGCAGGCCACACACGGGACTGCGTGCTTGTGTTCACTGGCCGCCGCAGGCGTGTGAAGCTGAAAGGCACCCCTGCGGGCTCAGGTGCACCCAGACGGTGCCGTGCCTGGGGCACCCAGGTGGAGCAGGGCTGGGACCAGTAGGCTTCTCCTCGCCTACCCTAGGGACAGCCACACCCTAACGACCAGGGCCCCTCAGGGGCTTCAGGGGCCAGAATTGCCTCATGGAGGGTGGGATGGGTCCCATATGCTATCCCCATGCTGCTGCCCCCTGGCAGGTCCTGTGGATTtgggccctgcccccaccccatttTGGCTCTGGCAAACCCAGACCAAAGAGTGCAAATCGGCCTCAGGACGTCTGGGCCTCTCCTGCGCTGCGGAGATGCCGTCTCTGGTTGGCATCCAGGGCAGTTGGTGGCTGGTGGCGTCTGGGAAGTTGGAAGAGGCCGGAGCCCACAGCTGTTACCCCTCCCCTGGGACCTGAATCTGCCTGGGGCTGGCAGAGAAGGGGCCCTCCCCAAGGCCTGCTGGGCAGTGAGGCAGGACGGCCCAGCCTGGCGACGAGGTGTGTGGGCAGGCGCCAATCAGCACGAGGTGGACTTGGCTGCTGACCCACCCCCACCTCTCTCCCTGGGCCCCCCAGGGTGGCGTCAGGGGCTGGGGCTGTCTGGAAGGGTCTCTGCTTCACTTGCCAAGGCTGTGGCCACCACCTGGGGATGTCCAGCCGGGCAAGGGCCGGTGTGGGGCACCATCCTGGGGCCCCCAACAGCTCCCACACCACCTTCCAAGTCCTGAGGCCCTGATGTGGGGCTTCGGGATACCAGGCCAGATGCAAAAGCCCCGGCTTGGGgctcctctctgctctctgctcCCCGCCTGTGAGCACGGCCTGCCCCGGGGCCTGGATCCAGAATGGGGGTCTCCCTTCTGCAGCCCCTGCCCTGCTTGGCCACAGCACTTGGCAGTGCTCCCTTCCAGAGAGTTGGGCGGATGCCCATCCACATGGGGAACGGAGGCTGTGCCGGGCCCTCCTGGAGCTGGGTCAGCGGGACAGCCGTGTGGGGACCCcgaggaggcaggggcaggagtgTGGCCTGCACCTTCCTGGTTGGCATGAGCCCTGGGCCACGGACTCCCCCATTTGCTTCCAGTTTTCAGTGGCTCCTCCCCCACCTGGCAGGCCAACCCTGGGCAAGAATGGGCACCCAGGATCAGGTAGCACCCAGCCAGGCCCTTCTGAGCACCGCCTGGGGCCTCACTATCCGGGAATGGGGGCCCTTTAGGCTCTTCAGCAGCAGCCAGTCCCCAGccctggaggtgggggctgcGATGACAGACGGAGACGCCAGAAATGGGACCCAGGGCCGCGCGGAGCCAGACAGAGACGAGACAGAGACGTGGAggagggggcggggtgggggctggggctggggtgaaTGAGGGAGGGACTGGGGGCTGGTGggggaggctgggggctgggatgTGGGCGAGGATGAAGGGGGGCTGGGGCTAGGGTGAATGGTGGGGGGACGTCCTGGCGCCAGCaccacctctctggcctctgcctcctctgccACCTGGTTTCTGCCCCAGTTGGAGGTGATCAGCCACTTAGCTGCAATTCCCCTGGAATGTGCTGTCTCCAGTCCCCGTGACTGGGCACCCAGGAGCAGAAGAATGGACAGGTCGGGGTGGGGTGGGCGGCCTCACAGGagggtccaggcccccagcccacCCAGCCCAGGCTCCGtcctccagcccagcccagctgcaCCCCTTCGTTCTCTCTCAGCCTTGCCTCCTGGGCTGGACTCACACTGCAGTGTTTGCCATAGAGGGGACCCCGGACTCTTGATGGGGTGGGAGATGCCTGTCACTCAGCCAGCCTGAGTGTGGGGTCCCCAGGGCAGGCGCAGGCCTGCCAGGGCTGCTGTTGCTCAGGGCCTGGGCTGGCTGGGGGACCCGGGGAGCCCAGGGAAACGGACCTCTTCAGGCCTGTGCCCCCTGGTTTGGGAGCGGGGGTACTGAGTGTCCCAAGCGTCAGGCAGCTTCCCGGACCCTGGCAGGAGCAGAGCCAAGGCAGCCAGCTTGGTGCTGGAAGGCCTCAGCCTGACCCCTGACCCCATGCCCTGAGCGGCGGGGAGCTGCCGGTTCCTCCGTAACCTCCACCGGGGCTGACTTTCCAGAACTGCAGTCTGACCTGATGCTTGGCCAGCGCTGGGGGCGTCGGAAGCTGCTGCTGTGGGCTCCCTGCCATCCTGGGAGGGGCTGTGCCTGGTGTGGGGACACTCCCCCCACCAACCTTCCAGCTCCTGCACTCACAGGACCGGCCCTTCCCTAGAGCCCCAGCTGGACCTGCCGGGCCTACCCTGCCCCGGGGCTGCCTCAGCTGGGTCGGAGCCAGTATTCCCAGCTCTGGTGCTGGCCTGGTCTTGAACGGACAGAAATGCGGACGGGAGCTCAGGGCAGCCAGAAAGTCCTCTtggagccaggtgtggcggcCACCCCGAGGGGCAGCAGGAGccagggcaggcagggctgggggctCCTGGCTgtgaggaggaggctgggccCAGCCCCGGCCCTGCCTGTCAGGTGTGGACACCACTGCCCATCTGTCCCCGGTGCCTCGAGGGCCCCACTCTTGGGGTACGTGGGAGATGTGGCTGCCCTAGCCTGGCCCCTGGGGGCACCTGGGTGTGGACTCTGGGGCTGTAGCCAGGGCAGGCAGGCACTGGAGGCCCAGCTTTGGCATCTGACTTCACCTCCCTCTCCGCGcctctgctgctcctgctgctcctgctgccccTGCTGCCCTGCAGCTGGGAGGGTGTCTGCACCAAGGGCCCCCTGGGCTGCCTGCCAGCCTCTCTGGAGTAAGCTCAGGGCATTCCTGGGGCCTGTCCCAGGCCACAGACCACACCACACGTTGTGACCACTGTCATCTAGGCCTTGGAACAAGCGTGGCCTGGGGGCATGTTGGGGGCATCTGGGGGCCGTGTAGGGGGGCGTGTGGGATCCAAACAGACCTGCCtggcctcctttttaaaaatctatgtgcCAGGTGCCCTGTGTTGGCCCCGGGTTGACAGCTGTGTTGGCTGGTGTGTGCGTGCCCACGTGTCTGCACGTCCGTGTGGGTCTCTGCCCTGGGACTGGGACTCTGCAGAGCCAGCAGCATGGCCCCCGTGGGAGCAAATGCAGGGCAGCCGTCCAGAGCCCCAGGGCCCAAGCCCTTGGCCGGCCACTCCGTGCCTGGAGCAGGCGTGGCCGGGGTCCCTGGGGTCCAGGAGACCACATAGTCTTGGTCCCACCAGGGACAACACAGGGGCCCACGGAGCTGTGACGGCTGCTTCGGCATTTGGGGCTCCCCAAACTGGGTGAAAGGGTCCAGGGAGGGGCTCCCACCCCAGCTGGGGGCTGCTCAGCACACTGTCCTGAGGGGGAGCTCTTTCCTGCCTGCAGAGCGCTGCCCTGGGATGTGCTGTGTTTGGAGGCTGCTGGGGGCTGGAGCTGGGGGCAGAGCTCGGCGCTGCGTCCTGGGGCCGTCGCTCACGGGCTGGGCTTGGCCAATCTGCCCTTGGACTCCTAGTTCAGGCCACTCTGAGCTGTGGTGACCTCAGGGCCTGTCCCCCAGGGGTCTCCCTCAGCCTGACCCTGGAATGGCTGCGTGTCTGGGTGTGGGAACACGCCCTGGCCCTGCCTGTGCCTGCTGAGCCAGCGTCATGTCTGTCTGCCCGCACATCTGACTTCTGCACAGGTGGGCCTGGCACCAGAGGCCTGGGGACAAAGGGTCTTTGTTTGGGAGGCCGGGGACAGCCCCTGCTCTGGGGCAGTGACTCACGGGTGCCTCGCTGTGATGGCAGCCG encodes the following:
- the C1QTNF12 gene encoding adipolin, with the translated sequence MRRWAWAVVVVLLGGLGARSEAQRTQQPGQRADPPNATASASSREGLPKAPKPSQASGPELSDAHMTWLNFVRRPDDSALRKRCGRRDKKQRDLLGPPGPPGPPGPPGPPGAEVTPETLLREFQELLKEATEHRFSGLLDPLLPQGVGLRLVGEAFHCRLQGPRRVDKRTLVELHGFHAPAAQGAFLRGSGLSLASGRFTAPASGIFQFSASLHVDHSELQGKVRLRARDVVRVLICIESLCQRHMSLEAISGLESNSRVFTAQVQGLLQLQAGQYASVFVDNGSGAVLTIQAGSSFSGLLLGT